CGCAGGGGAGATCTGGAGTGGGGGTCTTGACTCATGGGAAAGTTCTCTCAGTGCCGAAAGGTTCAAAATCATGCTCATGCTAAGTACATCATCAGGAGTTAAAGCAGCGATTACTGTCAGGCTAAGAACTGGTTAAAGCTGGCGTGTAGAATTATCAATGTCTGACAGATACTCCGTTACAATCCGCTAATTTCCAGTCTGTGGCTAATCTATGACCCACCTCTGCCCCACCTGTGACTATCCTGCGGCCTCTGCTATAGCATGGGGAGGTTCTCGTTTCAGGTTCTATGGTGATGACCGAAAACCTTGCCCTCACGCCCCAGGCTGACCAAGAAGCCGAGCAGCTTGACCAGGAGGCGACTGCGCCCGGCCTCAGTGATGAGCAGTATCGCCGCAAGATGCAGCGCCGGAAGGAGGTTCAGGAACAGCGGCTAGCAGAGCGATCGCTCACAAAAGGCCTCATCATCGTCCACACGGGCAATGGCAAGGGCAAGACGACTGCGGCCCTGGGTATGGTGCTGCGATCGCTCGGTCACGGGCATCGGGTCGCCATTGTGCAGTTCATCAAAGGCGCATGGGAACCTGCTGAAAAGACCGTGCTGCATCCCTGGACAGCGGGCGATCCGCCGCAGTTGGTCTTTCACGCAATGGGCGAGGGCTTTACCTGGGAAACGCAAGACCGCGATCGCGACATTCAAAAAGCGCACGAAGCCTGGGAGACTGCCTTGACCTATATTCAAGATCCCGATGTCAAGCTGGTGCTGCTTGATGAAGTCAACGTTGCGCTAAAACTGGGCTATCTGGCTGTGGATAGCGTGCTGGCCGGGCTAGCGCAAAAGCCAGAGGAGTCTCATGTCATCCTCACCGGGCGCGGCGCACCGCAGGCGCTGATTGACCGGGCGGATTTGGTGACAGAGATGACGCTGGTGAAGCATCCGTTTCGGGAGCAGGGCGTGAAGGCACAGCCGGGAATTGAGTTTTAGGGCGATCGCCCACCAGTGCCCATGAATTCCTAATTTTTGTAGCAAAAGCTACCGTTTGTTGTGGGCGATGCTATTCTGAAGAAAGTATTTCTCTATTACCTTCATCAGAATTGCAAATGTTGGGACTTAACAGAAAAAATCGGGTTTCTCGCGAACAGGTTGCTCAGATGCACCACGACAACCTGCGCCAAAATATTCAGCGTCGTCTGGAAGCTGCTCGCGCCAAGGGCGATGAGGCGCTAGTGCGTCAGCTTGAAGCTGAAGCCGACTATATTGGCTAAGTCTGAGTGGGGCTAA
The Thermoleptolyngbya sichuanensis A183 DNA segment above includes these coding regions:
- the cobO gene encoding cob(I)yrinic acid a,c-diamide adenosyltransferase; translated protein: MTENLALTPQADQEAEQLDQEATAPGLSDEQYRRKMQRRKEVQEQRLAERSLTKGLIIVHTGNGKGKTTAALGMVLRSLGHGHRVAIVQFIKGAWEPAEKTVLHPWTAGDPPQLVFHAMGEGFTWETQDRDRDIQKAHEAWETALTYIQDPDVKLVLLDEVNVALKLGYLAVDSVLAGLAQKPEESHVILTGRGAPQALIDRADLVTEMTLVKHPFREQGVKAQPGIEF
- the pirA gene encoding arginine synthesis PII-interacting regulator PirA, with amino-acid sequence MHHDNLRQNIQRRLEAARAKGDEALVRQLEAEADYIG